The nucleotide window TCTGATGGAGAATAAACTGCATTTTCGTAATGTGTCAAGCTGGAGTCGGCCTGCTGGAGACCGCTGGCCAACTTTTTTGCACTAGCAATCAATTTTAAGATTTTATCTGTTACAATGGGTCTTTGGACAGCAAGGTTGTTTACTTCCTGATATAAACTTTCAAAAACAACCGGAGAAAAACAATGGTCTGAGATAAATTCTAGAATCTTTGACGCCTCTTTGTCTTGATAAAGCTGTTTGACTCGATTTTCTTCCGTTCCCTTGATGAGCAGCAAATCGAGGTTCAAAGCCATGACTTTGGTCAGAAATTCCTTCGCTTCATGCGCTGACATTTCAGGATGTACATAACTGCCTCTCGCGATGGCGAGAATTCTTAGATTGCTGAGTGCCTCGGCTGCAGCCATGATTCCACCAGCATGAAACGTACCTCTAACAAGAACCGGATTGAGCTTGCGAACATTCTCCCATGGCTTCCCCGTAAAGACCCCGGCTTCATCAAAGAGATGTGCATATTTAAAAAGTTTTTCTAAGCCATGCCGTTCCTTGAGAAGAACAGCAGCTTCTTCCAAAACGGCTTGTTGAAACAAATTCTTATTTAGTATGGAAGCTCGCTGGAGCTGATTGAATACTCTTTGAAATGAATCCTCTAAAGCAAATTGAAAAAGTCCCATATGTCCATTCTCCCTTCTAGCGTTATGTTGGTCAAATGGGTTGCTGGCTTACTTGACCATATCAAGGTTCACATGCCTTAGCTAGTATGCAGAAATCGAATAATGAGTAGACAAAACAAATACTTTGTTCAAATTGAGAAGTGATGGCGGTTTCAGTGGTAAAGGTGATTGAGAATTTCACCAGTTAAATAGATTGAGCAGAGCTATAGGAGTATGTTTTCTATTAGATTGAATTTTCAGATTATCAAATAAATATAACATGAAATTAATACTATTTCAAATGAAAAGTCATCATTTTGCTCTATTGGGTAAACTCTTAGAAGTCTAATTTGGACGCTGGTGCAATCTGAAATTAATATGCTTATGTAAAGTGATATGGTTCATATTAATTTATACAGAGATGCGGCAAGGTAAATACCTGTCTAAGTACTGATTTTTTTGCTATACAAAAAGCAAGGTTGCGTTTATCTTCCGCATTTTCACTTCAGTCATCCAAAGCAAACGGAGCCGCATGTAGGCACTGTCCTCTGAACAGATAAGAAAATATGAGATTGGCAGCCTCTTGTTCTTTTTCTTGTACACAACATGCTTAAATAGCATCGACGCCTCCAAAAAAAAACGACTACGCCTGAAAAAGGCATAGTCGTTTTCTTATTGATAGGCTCTGTTAAAGTTCGTGATAGATTTCTGTTACGGGGTGTGCTTCCCGAGGGCGGTCAGGGAGTCTCGCCCCTTTACGCCAATCAACAATTAGTACTTATCAACATTAGGCTTTAATGCTTATTAATAAGTAATTTAGGCAAGTACGGGTACTTCTTCTTCTTCCCACACATAATTCTTGCCCCAGCTATCTTTTGCCAGTGCTTCCACGTTTTCAACAAGGCTGTCCTCGACCATGTAAGTGTCTCCTTGTTGGTAGGGATTATAATGGAAAGCGTACATTCTTGCTAACAATTCATGAAACAGCAGAGACGATTCACCTTCAAGTTCGCCAAAACCTGAAACGCTTGGCTTAATATTTTGCCCCCAATTTTGGCCGCTGTCGTTGTTAGGGTTGTAAAAGTAAATTCGGCAATCTCCGTTTTGATCCTTTTTAATCCTTTGAATGGAGACAGCGTGAAGTCCGAGCAAATTTCCATGTACGTCCGTCGTAAAAATGCCGATCGGATTTGGATATATCAGTTTGTATCCTTCATTATAGTCTGGATGATGAGTAGCATAGAACAGTCTTACAAAAGTCCTATAATTTGTAACATTCAGTGTGAATGGATCGATAGCATTTATAAAGCCATTCGGAATCCATTTACCGTAAAACTCAGGATTAATCCACTTATGGCCATCCTCTGCGAAAAGTAATGTTCGTTTTATCATTTCAAAATAAATTTTGTCCAGATGAGGAACAAGCACACTTGAGACCGGGTCCAAATCCGGATGAATTTCCTCTGCACCCCCTCCAGAAAGAAGGAATGAACGGATTGTTTCTCCTTCAAATGTCATTTCAAGATCATTGTGCTGTGCAGCATGGGCGATATATGCAAGCAACTGGCCGATTCCATACTGTGCCCATAGGGATATAGCTCTTGCCGATTGACAAGTAGGGTTGAGACCCTGTCCAACACCAAGTGGTTGTCCCAAAACGCTCATCACTCCCGCGACGAGCACACCATTTGGGCTAATGCCGCTCTGTTTATATTCATTTTTCAATAGTGTTTGTTTCACCTGAGCATGGAGGGGAAGCTCAAACAGGCGCAGAATAGCAGGAGCGACCGCATCTTCTGCAAGTACGCCTCGGTCGAGCGTTCTAGAAAGCCCGTATATGGCTTGGCGTGTTTCAGGGAAAATCGCAAGCTGAATGATGTGGTGTATCAGTTCTTTATTGGCATGGAAGCTTGCAGTCCCTGCTTCTGATAAACCAAGAGCAGCTGGAATCAGGTCAGGGTTTCTTCGGTTAAGAAAGCGTAGCAACACGGCGTGATAAGGAGAAACCAGCCCAGTGTCTTTCATAGCATCCGCAAATAGCTTAGCTTCCGTCCCAAGCTTTGAAGCAGATTTCTTTCGCCCTTTCTTTTTGGTTTCTTCGGAATTGGATTCAGCTGCGCGTTCTTCGTCATAGGCAGTCTCTAGCATGAGCCCGTAGCTCCTTTGATTAGAAGCCTTTTTGCTTAGCTGTGTTGGACCATTTGCGGCACGTGAGTACTTTTCAAGTGCTTTCGCAGTTTTATCGCCAATTCCATTTTTAACTAATTGTTCAGATAAGCTGATCATGTTTAAAATCCGTCCGACCATGATTGGGCGCTGAACGGTCAAGCGATCGATTTCCTGTACAATTTTTTCCGCGATTTCTCTAAAGGATAGTTCTTGACCAAGGTAACGGAACAAACGCTGTGCTCGTAAAATATGGTCTTCCAATTGCGTACAGTTTTCCTCATTTTTTGGCGGCAAAAGATCGAGATTAAGCGCCAGCACCTCATTTAAGAACGCTTCTGCCTCATGTGCCTTTAGGACTTCATGAATGCAATCACCTTTTGCGATTGCCAGCATTCTCATTTCACTTAACAATTCAATGATGGAATTGGCTCCTGCTTTGAGCTTTAGAGAACCGCCAACTAGTGATGGCTGCATTTTAGTTGGATCTTCCCATGGGCCTCCGTAGAAGACGCCTGCTTTTTCAAAACGATGAGCGTTCTTATAAATTATCGCTAGTCCGTCGTCCGAACCGGCAAGCTCGATCGCCAGTTGGAAGATTTCTGTTTGGTACATGCTTTTGGCGAACAGCTTTGCCTGTTCAAGTTTCTCTAAAGCTGCTTCGAATTTATCTTTTAACACGCCTGTATGATTACTCATCCTTGTCTTCTCTCCTTACAGGTAGAAATTGTATTTTTCATATTTTTTCATCAAGGACCTCATTTTTTCGCTGTCATCGCCAAAGAAGAATATCGTACCGTAATGATTCCCAAACCCTACACGCTCTGCCACTTTGGATGTAACAGGAATGAACATATCATGTTTGGTGAAATAAGGATCGTTTTTAAGCTCCACAGGTATATTCAGCTTATCAATGATTTGCACGTTCGGATAGACCATCAGACTGCCGGCATGTCCTTTTGCCGAGACCACTTCTTCAGGGAAAAATGATTCCAGTTCCTCTTCTGTTGTATCCGGATCGCTGCAAAGCACTTGAGCCTGAAACGCGCTGAAGCCATAAGCTTGTTCAATCAATTCAAAAATATGCCCCCCAGGAACGCGTGCAGCTACTTCTCCGAAATATAAGGATCCATCTCTGCCAAGGAAATATTCAGGGTGGATGATGCCATACTTGATATCAAAAGCCTTCACCAGCTTTTCAATCTCTGCTTTAATCTGTGGTCTCCACTTTTCGAGTGAAGGAGAGGCAGGAACGAAGTTGGTGTGACCAAGCTGTACGTATTCGGTAATATTCAAAAATCTTAGCTTACCGTCATGGATGAATGCCTCGCAGGAGAATTCCTGGCCTTCGAGGTGGCTTTCCATCAGAAGCGGAAGCTCTGAATCAGGAATCAGGTCAATCTCGTGTGGGTTGCGAATCATTCGATGACCAACGGTGCCTGCTTTATCAAATGGCTTAACATGGATAGGGTCATTGTTCTCTCCGTCTAGCTTAAGTAATGTCTCGTTGACGCGCTTTAAGAAACGGTGGATATCTTCCTTGGTGTGCGCTTCTTCAAAGATGCCCACTCGGATGCCTGCCATTTGTGCTCTGCGCTTCATCAAGCCTTTGTCTCTTAATAGCAAAGATTGTTTGAAAATTCGTGGATTTTCTCGAAGCTTCGCATTTAAAATACCAGCCCATTCAACTGTCTCTTCGTATATCGGTACCGCAATTTTTGTATTGAGATTAGTTAACTTTTCATAGAGCTCATCTGATCTCTCATGTAAATTTTCAAAGTTCCACGGGATAAACTGGATATTGTGGGTGTCTGCGAAATCCTGGAATTCAGGTGGACCAACAACTACGTATGGTCGGTCCATCTTATCAATAGCTTCTATTGCCGGAAGGCTCCAGCCCAACAATGCTGTTATTTTTTTCCTGTTTTCTACCATGTCCATCATTATCCCTACCTTTTGAAGTGTGTAATATGAATCATAACCTCCTATATTCTATCAAAAATTCATTTGACTAAAAATACGTAAATTTCACAATGTTTCGACAAAATTAGCTATTTAAAAGTTTTGTTTCAAGATATAGAATGGATGATGTAATTATTGGAACATTTTCCTTTCTATCGAAAACAAAGGCTTTTACATTATTTCATCTTAAAAAGGGGAGCAAAAGTGATGAGCAGCTGGTATGCAAGATTGACTGAGTATTTTCCAGAAAAGGAAATGAAATCGAAAAAGCATTTTGAAACTCTTTTTCATGAAAAAAAAGGAATCTATCAATTAGAGGAAGGTCAGGATTATCTACTTATATATTTTGAACAGCCTGATTATATCTTTATTGATTATATTCTAGTATCTGGGAGTAGTCGGGGAAAAGGAACGGGCAGCATGATCTTGAATCAGCTGAAACAAAAGGGGAAAGCAATTATACTGGAAATTGAACCGGTTACTTGTAATGATGCTGATTCGGAAAAAAGAGTACGGTTTTATAAAAAAAATGGCTTCCTGAAGATGAATTCGATTCAGTACGAAAGGATACATATGGTTACACATGAACTGAATACAATGGATATTTTCGCTTGGCTGCCAGTCCAAAGAACAGAGCTGTGGGTGTACGAACAAATGCAGGATATATATAGTCAAGTCCATGCTTTTAAAGCTAGGGAACTGTATGGGTCTACTGCTCAGCCGGTATCGGATGTCCTCTGCCTGAGGGAGTTGACGACCAGTAATCTCGGCTGACATATGTAACTGCCTATCTAAAACGAATAATCCGTTGTACAATATATTTTGGATGGTATATAAGTTCAAATTGACCTCTCGATACTTGCTCTCGCATACGAAATCAACGTAGCAGAGCTTTTTTTATGTAGTTTTTTAATCTGTATATATTAATGAAGGAAAGTGTATAAGTGAGAGTGAGCTATGATTAAACATAAGGTTTATATAACGCGTTTCGTTAAACTTTATCCATGTTGTATTCCAAAACGACTCACTCATAAGGTAAATAATATTCGGTAACTGATTTGTATGGGTAGAATTCTTATTTGAGTTATCAATGTATTTTTTCGCCGTTTCTCGAATGTATATATAACGTTGATAATAGGCATAGCTTGATTGTTTAGTCATGCTTGTTATTATCATGACTAAATAGTTAAGGGTGACGGTGGTGTCTCGTAGGGATTTAACACAAGAGAGACAAAGGCTGATTAAAGTGATATAAAAATGAAGCCCATTCGAAACGGAATGGGCTTTTCCACCTAAAAAATTAACTCACATTCTTCACAGGCGTCTCTTTTTCCTTTGATCCCAATCGGTAAAACCAAAAGCCAAGTACCGCAAATACGACAGGTCCGATTACGAGCGGCGCATATTCTGCGATAGTTGTTCCTGGTGAAGGAATCAGTGTTAATACGATGGTTCCAATTACAGAAAACAACCCGATACTCGCAACAAGGTAAGCAAGCTTGTTGTGTTTCACTTTGAACTGTCTTACAGCTTGCTTGTCAGTTTTTCTTAGCTTCACATACGCACAAATCAAAAAGACGTAAGGAATAAAGAATGCTAGTGTTGCCATGAAAATTAACATGTTCAATGCTTCTGATAGAGTTGGTACAAACCCCGAGCACAATAAGATAAAAGATACGCCTACAGCTTGCCAAAGAATCATATTGGCAGGCATGTTGGCTTTATTTGTTTTGGTTAGTATTTTTGGTAAAATATGTTTCCCGCTCTCGTAGAAAACAACGCTTGGATTTAGAATTAAAAATGATAAAGCGCCTAAAGTAGCGATGACAAAGCAGATGCCAAGTAGCTGCGACAGGTTGAACGGCAGATGAAACTGCGCAGTCATTTTGTCCGCAAAGTCGTACAGAGCGGTTGCTGTTTGATTCGGTTTAACGTTAATGACAAATTGAAAGGTAACTGTACCAATGATATAAGCACCACCAATAATGGTGGAGGAAATCCAGATTGCTTTTGGAAATGTTTTTTGCGGGTTCTTTACGTCCCTTGCGATTGTGCCGAGCATTTCCATACCAGAAAAGGCAAACATCAATGTGGATACAAACATAATGGTATCGAATGAAATTGTATTCGGCATAATGGACTGTGCTGTGAACGTGGTCGCGGATTCATGTCCGGTAAACATACTTGCTAAGCCAAACCCAAAAATAAGAATCGCCGGTATCGCTACGCCAAGCGGTGCGCCGATAGCGGCAAGCTTCCCACTCATTTGTGTGCCGCGTAATGTAAGTAGTGTAATTGTCCAGAAAACAAAAATTGCAATTAGCGTAGTGAGCCAAGTGTTATCAGTTAGTTCCTGATAGTTCGTCGCATAAGCGATGTTAATGATAATGCCGAGCATAAGAGACGGATAGTAAGTAAAATTGGCAACCCAGTAAAACCAGCCACATAAAAAGCTTGCTTTCTCGCCAAATGCCCGGTTTACCCATGCGGTAACACCGCCTTGCTCAGGATAGGTTGTCGACAGTTCTGCGACAATTAAGCTAATTGGGATAAAGTACAATAGCGCAGCAATGACCCAAAATACCATAGCTGAAGGTCCAATTGTAGCCGCAAACGGAATATTCTTTAAGCCCATGATGGTGTTTACACTAATTAGGCATAGACCTAACACACCGAGCTTCTTTTTGTCTGTAGATGTCATGGTGTATATTCTCCTTTATGTTATATAGATATGAAGGCTTTATATTCTTAAACATAAGCTCTAATCAAAACTGAGCTGTGTTAGTTTTTTTCTAATAAAATGGCACTAGTAGAAATGTAATCTAACAGAACATAATAATAGGTGTTTTTGTATATTTATTCAATAATATTTAATGAAGTAAAACTATTAAAAATATTTATTCTATTTAAAGGTGGGGTAATAATTATCTGAAACGCTGGGCACAACTTAAAACCATCATGCATAGCATAATGTGATAACTGCATGAAAGGGTGGTAGCCATGTATTATGCGCCTTATGTATATCCGGCGTATTACGCAAGACCTGCTGCTGGACCGTATTTCAACATGCGCGCGATTGAATTAAAGGATTACGGTCCGCAGCCGTTTGTTGTTGATATTAACGCAGCAACAAAGCAAAACAATACGTATCGTACTGCTTTATGGACGGGGAAGCATCTGCAGGTAACGCTAATGAGCCTCAATGTTGGTGAAGATATTGGGTTAGAGATTCATCCAAAGCTCGATCAATTTTTGCGCGTTGAGCAAGGGCAGGGTGTTGTCCAAATGGGCAAAACGAAGGAAAAGGTAGAGCTGCAGGCCATGGTGTCGGATGATTATGCAATTATGATACCGGCTGGAACTTGGCACAATGTCATTAATACAGGCAATACTCCAATGAAGCTGTACTCCATCTACGCACCTCCGCAGCATCCGTATGGTACTGTACATGTGACAAAGGTCGATGCTATGACGGCTGAATAAGGCCCAAAAAGCTCATTCTATTTATCGGAAAATTTAGTCAATTAACCATCACCGACCTACCTCATTCGCATATGATGCAGAAAGGTGGTGATGATAGATGGGCTTTGAACTTTCTGATTGGCTGCTTTATACGTTATGGACAGTGCTCGGGCTTATGATTCTTGATTTTGTAGTAGGCTTTATCCGTTCATTCTGGAAGGGCTCCTTCAGTACATCTCTGGTGCTCGATTATTTAAAGGATATTGTGTATCTCATCTTCCCGTTAAACCTGCTTCTATCTTTAATTACAATCGATCCTACGGGCTGGATTTTGATCACATTTTATTTTATTAGCGGAATTGCTATCATCATTAAATACATTTTGGATATTAAAGGTAAATTCCGCTAAAAACAAGCTTGTTGCCCCTCCTATATGGAGGGGTTTTTTTGTAGAGCTATAAATGTGCACATTTATATTTAATTTTTGTGTGATAACTTTTCTAGGTACCTATAGACTGTAATGCTCATAAAATATTCAAAATATTCACAAAAAGGAGGTTGTGTAATGGAAAGACATCATTGGATGAGATGGAGAAAAACCATACTGTGGCTTACCACTCTTGTTATCATCGGCACGGTGGTATGGCGAGGAGGGCCAACATATTGGACAGTTGCGTGGGTAATTGTTAGCACGTTATTTCAAT belongs to Ectobacillus sp. JY-23 and includes:
- a CDS encoding acetyl-CoA carboxylase biotin carboxylase subunit family protein → MMDMVENRKKITALLGWSLPAIEAIDKMDRPYVVVGPPEFQDFADTHNIQFIPWNFENLHERSDELYEKLTNLNTKIAVPIYEETVEWAGILNAKLRENPRIFKQSLLLRDKGLMKRRAQMAGIRVGIFEEAHTKEDIHRFLKRVNETLLKLDGENNDPIHVKPFDKAGTVGHRMIRNPHEIDLIPDSELPLLMESHLEGQEFSCEAFIHDGKLRFLNITEYVQLGHTNFVPASPSLEKWRPQIKAEIEKLVKAFDIKYGIIHPEYFLGRDGSLYFGEVAARVPGGHIFELIEQAYGFSAFQAQVLCSDPDTTEEELESFFPEEVVSAKGHAGSLMVYPNVQIIDKLNIPVELKNDPYFTKHDMFIPVTSKVAERVGFGNHYGTIFFFGDDSEKMRSLMKKYEKYNFYL
- a CDS encoding APC family permease, coding for MTSTDKKKLGVLGLCLISVNTIMGLKNIPFAATIGPSAMVFWVIAALLYFIPISLIVAELSTTYPEQGGVTAWVNRAFGEKASFLCGWFYWVANFTYYPSLMLGIIINIAYATNYQELTDNTWLTTLIAIFVFWTITLLTLRGTQMSGKLAAIGAPLGVAIPAILIFGFGLASMFTGHESATTFTAQSIMPNTISFDTIMFVSTLMFAFSGMEMLGTIARDVKNPQKTFPKAIWISSTIIGGAYIIGTVTFQFVINVKPNQTATALYDFADKMTAQFHLPFNLSQLLGICFVIATLGALSFLILNPSVVFYESGKHILPKILTKTNKANMPANMILWQAVGVSFILLCSGFVPTLSEALNMLIFMATLAFFIPYVFLICAYVKLRKTDKQAVRQFKVKHNKLAYLVASIGLFSVIGTIVLTLIPSPGTTIAEYAPLVIGPVVFAVLGFWFYRLGSKEKETPVKNVS
- a CDS encoding cupin domain-containing protein → MYYAPYVYPAYYARPAAGPYFNMRAIELKDYGPQPFVVDINAATKQNNTYRTALWTGKHLQVTLMSLNVGEDIGLEIHPKLDQFLRVEQGQGVVQMGKTKEKVELQAMVSDDYAIMIPAGTWHNVINTGNTPMKLYSIYAPPQHPYGTVHVTKVDAMTAE
- a CDS encoding GNAT family N-acetyltransferase, whose amino-acid sequence is MSSWYARLTEYFPEKEMKSKKHFETLFHEKKGIYQLEEGQDYLLIYFEQPDYIFIDYILVSGSSRGKGTGSMILNQLKQKGKAIILEIEPVTCNDADSEKRVRFYKKNGFLKMNSIQYERIHMVTHELNTMDIFAWLPVQRTELWVYEQMQDIYSQVHAFKARELYGSTAQPVSDVLCLRELTTSNLG